A stretch of the Malus domestica chromosome 08, GDT2T_hap1 genome encodes the following:
- the LOC139198287 gene encoding uncharacterized protein, which yields MERLLAHWYTISKQPNSGVNLVEFLAEGDNGPVLSFDKIRAAPAKLEDYRPLVKDPLEEINVGTADDPRLLFISALLPQQMKDELRALLTEFKDCFAWSYHEMPGLDRALVEHELRIKPGFKPFRQPPRRFSTEVQLSVKDELVRLLKAGFIRTARYVEWLANIVPVLKKSGALRICKMKAFSTLLKLKDSDKFMWNEEHQAAFTQIKVSLTNPPVLVPPQRGKPLKLYISAAAESIGCLLAQDNDAGREQAIFYLSRNLSPPEINYSAVEKLCLAVFFAASKLSLQYVPQKAVKGQALADFLAQHPSPYDFGGADVEIGMVVTRDNYWTMYFDGSSTSSSAGAGIVIQSPHNDRWYFSLKLDFDCTNNQAEYEALVIGLGLLLDLHATRVLVRGDSELVINQINGSFRCMSCTLAPYHMIASYLAESFDGITFEHISRVHNTDADELAQIASGAQLLGANPPSRQCDTHQGHVLAFVVGSAGPGLYRNLRG from the exons atggaacgactgctggcccattggtatacgatatccaaacaaccaaattcgggtgtcaacctcgtcgagttccttgctgagggagataatgggcctgtattatcttttgataaaattcgAGCCGCCCCGGCCAAGCTCGAAGATTATCGGCCCCTTGTCAAGGACCCTttggaagagattaatgttgggacggccgatgacccacgacttttgtttattagtgcgttacttcctcaacaaatgaaggacgagTTGCGGGCTTTGCTtacggaattcaaagattgttttgcttggagttatcatgaaatgcccggcttagatcgtgctttggtcgagcatgaattacgtattaagcccggattcaagcctttccgtcagccacctcgtcgattctcgaccgaagtacaactcagtGTTAAGGACGAAttagttcggcttttgaaagccgggttcattcggacagctcgatatgtcgaatggttggcgaatattgttcctgtattaaagaaaagtggtgcactgcgcatct gtaaaatgaaagcCTTTTCCACACTTTTGAAGCTCAAGGACTCCGATAAGTTCATGTGGAATGAGGAGCACCAGGCGGCGTTCACACAGATCAAGGTTTCCCTTACAAACCCACCTGTCCTGGTCCCTCCTCagcgcggtaagcctctcaagctGTACATTTCGGCGGCCGCCGAGTCCATCGGTtgcctcctcgcgcaagacaaTGATGCCGGCCGGGAACAGGCTATCTTCTACCTAAGCCGTAATCTGAGTCCtccggagatcaattattccgccgttgagaagctctgtctcgccgtgttcttcgctgcatccaagcttag tttgcaatacgtgccgcaaaaagctgtgaagggacaggcgttggccgatttccttgccCAGCACCCTTCGCCTTATGATTTCGGGGGTGCTGATGTTGAGATTGGCATGGTGGTGacccgcgacaactattggacgatgtatttcgatggttccagtacttcgtcctcggccggtgcaggcatcgtcattcagtctcctcacaacgatcgttggtatttttcgctcaaattggattttgactgtaccaataatcaggccgagtACGAGGCTCTGGTCATTGGTCTAGGCCTCCTTCTTGACCTACATGCCACTCGTGTCCTCGTCCGCGGGGATTCTGAACTAGtaattaaccaaattaatgggtcttttcgctgcatgagttgtactctggcgccttaccacatgatcgccagctatttggccgagtcctttGACGGCATTACATTCGAGCATATTTCTCgggttcataataccgacgcagacgagttggctcaaatcgcctccggtgcacaactcctggggg caaatcctccgtcgagacaatgtgatacgcaccagggtcatgtccTTGCCTTCGTTGTTGGATCGGCAGGACCAGGACTCTATAGAAATTTGCGCGGCTGA